From the genome of Phaeodactylum tricornutum CCAP 1055/1 chromosome 13, whole genome shotgun sequence, one region includes:
- a CDS encoding anti-viral guanylate-binding protein (Sequence similarity to the anti-viral guanylate-binding protein (GBP). GBP transcription is induced by interferon-gamma during macrophage induction. This family contains GBP1 and GPB2, both GTPases capable of binding GTP, GDP and GMP.): MSDTDDSGVLVEHETKTGDQSAPAVVVSDDEVEALTVDEKIDSGPGKEEDDDAAATDDEAKPQALQIVSIGSEKDAYAFKFEEEKLQAILSRVPVGWDVSIVSVVGAFRTGKSFLLSWFLRYLYQVQADQKSDATNTEPWYERIESLGNEGFEWKAGSDRNTTGIWMWSHPHFIETGKEHPTAVLLVDTQGMFDHETTMSLTASIFGFSTLLSSYQIYNVDKRIQEDNLQQLALFSEYARTAVNDGIEESKKEGDDNDLPKPFQKIEFLVRDWQHFEDEEDDEDCEAMEKSMEKYLQTAIADRDAKDLQDTRQQILSCFANVTCYGLCHPGLAVTKKKFSGDVESIQPLFMHLLDRYCKRVFSPDNLEAKVIHGRTLSAAELGSYIQAYADMFASGAKFPTAATLLEATASANNTNAVHLAVTAYKEEMDRIAGPRCSNYVRPEELQEEHGMIRSKALTVFESVATFGSRNSIDQAKGKFLDQVEDNFQVYESLNTGRNPLAGMETYLIPLAIAAVSAILRWFTDLTCSSHSATCRASSEVLHHIYMVVFFFLLIVGATKAQQIKQILTRFRTALEVMSDGSSKNTKND; encoded by the exons ATGTCAGACACTGACGATTCTGGTGTCCTGGTGGAACACGAAACCAAAACGGGAGATCAATCCGCTCCGGCGGTTGTGGtttccgacgacgaggtAGAGGCTCTCACTGTCGACGAAAAGATTGATTCCGGTCCGGGcaaagaagaggacgacgacgctgcTGCCACAGACGACGAAGCAAAGCCTCAGGCCCTCCAAATTGTATCGATTGGGAGTGAAAAGGATGCTTATGCGTTCAAGTTTGAAGAGGAAAAGTTACAAGCGATTTTGTCGCGAGTTCCAGTGGGATGGGACGTTTCCATCGTCTCCGTCGTCGGCGCCTTTCGAACGGGTAAATCATTCTTGTTGAGTTGGTTTCTGCGGTACCTTTACCAAGTGCAAGCAGATCAAAAAAGCGATGCTACAAATACAGAACCCTGGTACGAACGCATCGAATCGCTAGGAAACGAAGGGTTTGAATGGAAGGCAGGCAGCGATAGAAATACGACTGGTATTTGGATGTGGAGCCATCCTCATTTTATCGAAACCGGGAAGGAACACCCGACCGCGGTTCTCTTGGTCGATACGCAGGGAATGTTTGATCACGAAACCACCATGTCGTTGACGGCATCCATTTTTGGTTTCAGTACACTGCTGAGCAGCTATCAGATCTACAACGTTGACAAGAGGATTCAGGAAGACAACTTGCAGCAACTGGCACTCTTTAGTGAATACGCGCGAACTGCCGTCAATGACGGTATTGAGGAGTCGAAAAAGGAGGGTGACGATAACGATTTACCCAAGCCCTTCCAGAAAATCGAATTTTTGGTTCGAGATTGGCAGCACtttgaagatgaagaagacgacgaggattgCGAAGCCATGGAAAAGTCCATGGAGAAATACTTGCAAACGGCAATTGCTGACCGTGATGCCAAGGATCTCCAAGATACACGCCAACAGATTTTGTCGTGTTTTGCAAACGTTACGTGTTATGGGCTCTGCCATCCTGGATTGGCCGTTACCAAAAAGAAGTTTTCGGGTGACGTGGAGTCAATTCAGCCCTTATTCATGCACCTATTGGATCGATATTGCAAGCGAGTATTTTCACCAGATAACTTGGAAGCCAAGGTGATACATGGACGAACGTTGAGTGCAGCTGAACTAGGAAGCTACATTCAAGCATACGCGGATATGTTTGCGTCGGGAGCGAAGTTTCCCACGGCAGCTACATTGTTGGAAGCGACGGCGTCGGCCAACAATACCAACGCAGTTCACCTCGCGGTCACTGCCTACAAAGAAGAGATGGATCGAATTGCCGGACCGCGCTGTAGCAACTACGTTCGACCGGAGGAGTTACAAGAAGAACACGGTATGATTCGCAGCAAGGCATTGACTGTCTTTGAGTCCGTCGCCACATTTGGCAGCCGAAACAGTATTGATCAAGCAAAGGGCAAATTCCTCGATCAAGTCGAGGATAATTTTCAAGTGTACGAATCACTCAACACGGGACGGAACCCGCTAGCTGGCATGGAAAC ATATTTAATTCCTTTGGCCATTGCTGCGGTTTCGGCGATCTTGCGTTGGTTTACCGATTTGACCTGCTCATCGCACTCTGCCACGTGCCGAGCTAGCTCCGAGGTCCTGCATCACATTTACATggtcgtctttttctttctactTATTGTTGGCGCAaccaaagcacaacaaaTTAAGCAAATCTTGACACGATTCCGCACCGCCTTGGAAGTCATGTCGGACGGAAGCTCCAAGAATACCAAAAacgactaa
- a CDS encoding predicted protein, with amino-acid sequence MVGHETTAWLLTLFGGACASLACPGITALALPPVAANPNFQRNAALRTVAWGADEVTPVAVNFTEQPLTSALLHVSYDGRQFYGWSSGNDPKDRESNAARPRYSTRSRRRRRNRGNYDGTVRSVQGEIQYCLSKVYGNIDPQRVVVEGCSRTDKGVHARGMMAQIYCLHETTSPNDDPVVDWSIPGKRQPHPRNATDTSYFTQLPMNLTKLAFTLNRMLPHDISIMGIAPTPHPHVTGCNPAISALPFHPTLSCRHKTYRYVVSVGTRADPTKRLYVWHLDRAISTFSLDQAEQACQILQGSHNFAAFQGAPRGSDNKIKFTMRNTTCQLISIRIQHQSTWLDTETYVVSVTGDRFLYKMIRFLVGTVVGVGTGKLTLDNVAAMLLTQSRNNLQVECAPPHALVLEHVEYDAAIDWQPVRS; translated from the coding sequence ATGGTCGGGCACGAGACGACTGCTTGGCTGCTGACTCTCTTCGGCGGTGCGTGTGCATCGTTGGCCTGTCCAGGTATCACTGCCTTGGCGCTCCCGCCGGTAGCCGCAAACCCGAACTTCCAACGGAATGCAGCGTTACGCACGGTAGCTTGGGGCGCGGACGAAGTAACTCCTGTGGCCGTGAACTTCACGGAACAACCCTTGACGTCCGCACTCCTCCATGTTAGTTACGACGGCCGGCAATTTTATGGATGGAGTTCGGGCAACGATCCGAAAGATCGTGAGTCGAATGCCGCCAGGCCTCGCTACTCGACCAGGTCTCGACGCCGCCGACGGAATCGTGGCAACTACGATGGTACGGTACGATCCGTACAGGGAGAAATCCAGTACTGTCTATCCAAGGTGTACGGCAACATTGATCCCCAACGAGTCGTCGTGGAGGGCTGCAGCCGTACCGACAAGGGCGTGCACGCCCGCGGTATGATGGCGCAAATCTACTGTCTACACGAAACTACCTCGCCGAATGATGATCCCGTAGTGGATTGGTCCATCCCGGGAAAGCGACAACCTCACCCGCGCAACGCTACGGATACGTCCTACTTTACGCAGCTCCCCATGAACCTGACAAAATTGGCCTTTACGCTGAACCGTATGTTGCCACACGACATTTCTATTATGGGGATTGCCCCAACGCCTCACCCCCACGTTACCGGATGTAATCCTGCGATCAGTGCTCTGCCCTTTCACCCGACGTTGTCTTGTCGCCACAAGACCTACCGGTACGTCGTTTCCGTAGGCACACGCGCGGATCCCACAAAGCGTCTCTATGTGTGGCATCTAGATCGAGCAATTTCTACCTTTTCTCTCGACCAAGCCGAGCAAGCCTGCCAAATACTGCAAGGGTCGCACAATTTTGCTGCCTTTCAAGGTGCACCGCGAGGCTCGGACAACAAGATCAAGTTTACAATGAGAAATACGACTTGTCAGCTCATTAGCATTCGTATACAACACCAGAGTACTTGGTTGGATACTGAAACGTACGTGGTGTCCGTCACCGGAGACCGATTCCTCTACAAAATGATCCGGTTTTTGGTAGGCACTGTGGTTGGCGTGGGCACTGGTAAACTGACTCTGGACAACGTCGCAGCAATGCTTCTCACGCAGTCGCGGAACAATTTGCAAGTGGAGTGCGCGCCGCCGCACGCTCTTGTTTTGGAACACGTCGAGTACGACGCAGCAATCGACTGGCAACCGGTTCGTAGTTGA
- a CDS encoding hypothetical protein (Hypothetical protein. Appears to be a member of the Multi Antimicrobial Extrusion (MATE) family which functions as drug/sodium antiporters. These proteins mediate resistance to a wide range of cationic dyes, fluroquinolones, aminoglycosides and other structurally diverse antibodies and drugs. MATE proteins are found in bacteria, archaea and eukaryotes.) has product MTSQETKYSFPQRSLRVLQTTKAAESPTRRAGNNLFLTSGTAFVMTQDSESPAAPPLGLETEPFVHKTPVSLSDDDSIWSDVKDTLILGFPIFLAMLSWVGMKTTDSALLGHVSADALAASALSDLWTMCSAVLIQGRVLGILCGAAVGAGNPKLAGVYLQVSYYVLGGVCVLVFASWYVTEYVWLAFGSDPKIAHMAGSYAKILAWSIPGQLAFAQLSQFFSAQRIMAPEVNASSFAMLANLVLGLVFVLGIPFPQWDGFGFVACPTVTSIVVYVQLFVLWFFYIYIKRLHEPCWGGWDWKAMTKERVRIFSDLYFPAALGMASDFWRVAVVGAVAAKLGEEEVAVFNTSYRIMWIVLILVNALSSAAGIKMSMRLGNMDHHGAKQAGEVGIYMSAAILSFIGFGVVWKIRWFGRIFTNDPVFLDLFEEAKWPFMVTLVLMNLSVAIERIPYAMGRTKEVFWLGFVASWGAQVPAVALLTTYWRSDLVGLYWGMASGYAVLSILYGYVTLTSDWKLYAELARSPLLAFFRPGIRCRWTLDENTFIGHTKGPEISFSQFAAPYLVYTTMVDPPSVTAETSYPGPAAPSDGRVQQVESNDSRWMNQVPSLPSVSIHPGHFFLFASLPFCVGAYRGYRRPLERMVQDILQQRTGGRVHIADIKSAEEDVRRAVASAVASRALSVASLASVGTFGLFTASIFYALRCQTLGEAMEVTRTWAHERRKALDRFMGTAGRVDESHPEVLATRGMTEEEEMAYISKMYLPDEEWEEEIIAEDKE; this is encoded by the exons ATGACTTCACAAGAAACGAAGTACTCATTCCCG CAGAGATCACTGCGCGTGCTTCAAACGACCAAAGCAGCCGAGAGTCCGACCCGACGAGCTGGTAATAACCTctttctcaca TCAGGCACTGCGTTCGTCATGACCCAAGATTCCGAGTCACCTGCAGCGCCCCCTTTAGGTCTTGAAACGGAGCCGTTCGTGCACAAGACGCCGGTGTCGCTTTCGGATGACGATTCCATCTGGTCGGACGTCAAAGACACGTTGATCCTCGGCTTTCCCATATTCCTCGCCATGCTCTCCTGGGTCGGTATGAAGACCACCGACTCTGCCTTGTTGGGACACGTATCGGCCGATGCCCTGGCAGCCTCCGCCTTGTCGGACTTGTGGACCATGTGCTCCGCCGTTCTCATACAGGGAAGGGTTCTCGGTATCCTCTGTGGCGCCGCCGTCGGTGCCGGCAATCCGAAACTTGCCGGAGTATACCTCCAAGTCTCTTACTACGTCCTGGGCGGCGTCTGCGTCTTGGTCTTTGCGTCCTGGTACGTCACCGAATACGTGTGGTTGGCCTTTGGCTCGGATCCAAAAATTGCCCACATGGCGGGATCCTACGCCAAAATATTGGCCTGGAGTATTCCGGGACAATTGGCCTTTGCGCAACTCAGTCAATTTTTTTCCGCCCAACGCATCATGGCACCCGAAGTCAACGCGTCCTCCTTCGCCATGTTGGCGAATCTCGTATTGGGATTGGTTTTCGTGCTCGGTATTCCTTTTCCACAATGGGACGGGTTTGGCTTCGTCGCTTGCCCGACCGTGACTTCTATTGTAGTCTACGTACAGCTTTTTGTGCTTTGGTTCTTTTACATATACATCAAACGGCTACACGAACCGTGCTGGGGCGGATGGGATTGGAAGGCAATGACCAAGGAACGCGTCCGGATTTTCAGTGATCTCTACTTTCCCGCGGCCTTGGGTATGGCGTCCGACTTTTGGCGAGTCGCCGTGGTGGGAGCCGTCGCTGCTAAACTgggagaagaagaagtagCCGTCTTCAATACTTCGTATCGCATCATGTGGATTGTTTTGATTTTAGTCAACGCGCTCTCCAGTGCCGCCGGAATCAAAATGAGTATGCGGCTTGGAAATATGGACCACCACGGTGCCAAGCAGGCTGGTGAAGTGGGAATATATATGTCTGCGGCTATTTTGTCGTTTATCGGATTCGGAGTGGTCTGGAAAATTCGATGGTTCGGTCGCATTTTTACCAACGATCCGGTCTTTTTGGATCTTTTTGAAGAGGCCAAATGGCCGTTCATGGTCACACTAGTTCTCATGAATCTGTCCGTGGCCATTGAACGAATCCCTTACGCCATGGGACGAACCAAGGAGGTTTTCTGGCTCGGTTTTGTGGCCAGTTGGGGCGCTCAGGTACCAGCGGTTGCTCTGTTGACGACTTACTGGCGGTCCGACCTGGTGGGTCTCTACTGGGGCATGGCTTCCGGATACGCCGTCCTATCTATTTTGTACGGCTACGTGACGCTCACAAG TGACTGGAAATTGTACGCCGAACTGGCCC GATCTCCGCTTCTGGCCTTCTTCCGCCCTGGAATTCGGTGTCGTTGGACGTTGGACGAAAACACATTTATTGGACACACAAAAGGGCCAGAAATTTCGTTCAGCCAGTTCGCCGCACCGTATCTAGTCTACACGACCATGGTGGATCCACCTTCGGTCACCGCAGAGACATCCTACCCAGGTCCTGCAGCGCCTTCAGACGGAAGAGTGCAGCAGGTTGAATCAAATGATTCTAGGTGGATGAACCAAGTACCGAGTCTCCCTTCTGTGTCGATTCATCCTGGTCACTTTTTTCTGTTTGCGAGTCTACCGTTCTGTGTCGGCGCTTACCGTGGCTACCGACGCCCTTTGGAACGTATGGTGCAGGATATTTTGCAGCAAAGAACGGGAGGACGTGTTCATATTGCCGATATCAAAAGTGCCGAGGAAGATGTGCGCCGAGCCGTAGCGTCGGCCGTGGCTTCAAGGGCGTTGAGTGTTGCCTCGCTGGCGAGTGTCGGAACGTTCGGTCTTTTCACGGCCAGCATCTTCTACGCGCTCAGATGCCAGACCTTGGGGGAAGCCATGGAAGTGACAAGAACTTGGGCACACGAGCGACGGAAAGCTTTGGATCGGTTTATGGGTACGGCAGGACGAGTCGATGAATCCCACCCCGAAGTTTTGGCTACCAGGGGtatgacggaagaagaagagatgGCCTACATCTCAAAAATGTATCTCCCGGATGAAGAATGGGAAGAAGAAATAATAGCTGAGGACAAAGAATAG
- a CDS encoding predicted protein — protein sequence MKETRSQRLSLMSAALILTLSFFSTDAFLTGGLQSSAIRHSRLDRSAFYSPTSLNIWWFGGAESEQTAQGDDSCELVPVRIERTSGNSRKIYGEIVAPVPLKDVWAILTDYDRLSTHVPNLVESRIVRPLSGGEMGDGNFQCRLFQKGAQKIVGFEFGADLTMEMKESIKPAPTILPSKPDATRQDANGASYPGNERRIQFKCCESFFFKEFDGEWKVTERTGETGLMETVLSYTVDVRPNGPVPVAALEWRIREDVPTNLRAVKLAAMTVGYKGVQASRQQGMQPASFGKSYRRNGARPGLIADLRVQWEPEETMAAYLKE from the coding sequence ATGAAAGAAACAAGATCACAAAGGTTATCGCTAATGTCCGCCGCTCTCATATTGACGTTAAGCTTCTTCTCGACGGACGCTTTTCTCACTGGTGGTCTTCAATCGTCTGCTATCCGACATTCACGACTCGATCGCAGCGCGTTCTATTCTCCAACGTCTCTCAATATTTGGTGGTTCGGAGGCGCCGAGTCGGAACAGACAGCACAAGGCGATGACTCGTGCGAATTAGTGCCCGTCCGTATCGAACGAACGAGCGGCAATTCTCGCAAAATTTACGGCGAGATCGTGGCACCAGTCCCACTGAAAGATGTCTGGGCGATTCTTACCGATTACGATCGATTGTCAACACATGTTCCCAACTTGGTAGAATCTCGGATTGTTAGACCTTTGTCGGGAGGGGAAATGGGGGATGGCAACTTTCAGTGCCGTCTCTTTCAAAAAGGTGCCCAGAAGATTGTCGGTTTCGAATTTGGAGCCGACTTGACGATGGAAATGAAAGAAAGCATCAAGCCAGCACCAACAATTCTCCCTTCGAAGCCCGATGCTACCCGGCAAGATGCCAACGGGGCTTCTTATCCCGGAAACGAAAGACGAATCCAATTCAAATGCTGTGaatccttctttttcaaagaaTTCGATGGCGAGTGGAAAGTAACGGAACGGACGGGTGAGACTGGACTAATGGAGACAGTTCTATCATACACGGTCGATGTACGACCTAACGGACCGGTACCTGTGGCTGCTTTGGAATGGAGGATTCGAGAAGACGTGCCGACCAATCTGCGTGCCGTCAAGCTAGCCGCCATGACGGTCGGCTACAAGGGCGTACAAGCCAGTCGCCAACAAGGCATGCAACCGGCATCTTTTGGGAAGAGTTACCGACGAAACGGTGCTCGACCAGGCTTGATTGCAGATCTGCGTGTGCAATGGGAGCCGGAAGAGACTATGGCAGCTTACCTGAAAGAATAA
- a CDS encoding predicted protein, with translation MPTLDRDSSSENRRKELQASTAKQKQDFGPSVGPGDVWEERRRKGIVNSTSTTKQSEHDKPFGSSYYYAHNNPGAKGGYSDGLCIEDYTMNGPRLLSRGGQSVGDRSTISSNKNGSPSMQTQPSEASNRQKPCSERRTRQITRYLWDDEGDEDGIAVIRVDNLPGPTSATFIDWRDANVTEVTAKLIGGGGLLVSGTDNAEKVEYRLYVKQLYGPAVAVKAVVKSKRLLVRIYKKKDKSNLKAWPHPQKRM, from the coding sequence ATGCCAACTCTAGACCGCGATTCGTCGTCTGAGAATCGGAGAAAGGAACTGCAAGCGTCAACTgcgaaacaaaaacaagATTTTGGACCTAGCGTAGGCCCAGGGGACGTCTGGGAAGAGCGGCGTCGCAAGGGAATCGTCAATTCAACCTCGACCACCAAACAGTCCGAACACGACAAACCGTTTGGTTCTAGCTACTATTACGCCCACAACAATCCTGGAGCGAAAGGGGGGTACAGCGATGGATTGTGTATAGAAGACTACACGATGAACGGTCCGCGACTACTTAGTCGCGGCGGCCAGTCAGTTGGGGATCGCTCTACGATCAGCAGCAATAAGAATGGCAGCCCATCGATGCAGACTCAACCATCGGAAGCATCAAATAGACAAAAGCCATGTAGCGAACGAAGGACACGGCAAATTACACGCTACTTATGGGACGACGAAGGTGATGAGGATGGTATCGCTGTGATACGCGTGGACAATTTGCCCGGTCCAACGAGTGCCACTTTTATTGACTGGAGAGATGCCAACGTTACGGAGGTGACGGCTAAACTCATTGGCGGTGGCGGGTTGCTGGTATCCGGTACGGACAATGCCGAAAAGGTAGAGTATCGTCTCTACGTTAAACAGCTATACGGACCAGCGGTTGCCGTGAAAGCGGTAGTAAAATCGAAACGACTTTTGGTCCGTATCTACAAgaaaaaagacaagtcgAATCTAAAAGCTTGGCCGCATCCGCAGAAAAGAATGTAG
- a CDS encoding predicted protein, whose product MRRQKLTDRETSLARQHEKRIGTSGANESGMNSALEGAIISPQSRVIGHFTSLLSSALNVSRSTGTVKQPLQSVSEKLPFIFSRSIDAAALCCSVPSLQLKQKDPTFFPRSSKPLVEDAAALNLGTPLRVHRSDLKSLPITLLWNLSRSFLSLVDSRLRSSQTALVRQSRSRHREDDAHSRVLVGLLAASSTPINPTAVVTTFRALAFSERVDEGDYILPIVMEAVFDLDVLGHFMTVTIEAPGTIQGSFVGNNHIAGPVELLKIEVQLDTSAMLKSMMTEARSVVRKALVVATEIATNLLHSTPSRVSYHDTTDLLVLQGSGERSVREMLPNSTSSDTSANGSSAANNSDTCSEHPQMLPPPARGKSEELSHKRSTETSDKTSDAFSLETKNAPWGKNNTCGDKEDIDFLENESFVSDLSGVKRECLDQQCLGVDDDSLSIGSRKRLKTSPSEKSRTTENEEQPSTVDLPAESSRDQDDRPSRPSIDVNELCVRIAKV is encoded by the coding sequence ATGAGAAGACAAAAACTCACAGACAGAGAAACCTCTCTAGCCCGGCAACACGAGAAGCGAATTGGAACGTCAGGTGCAAATGAAAGTGGAATGAATAGTGCCTTGGAAGGGGCCATTATCTCGCCACAGAGCCGGGTGATCGGCCATTTTACGTCGTTGCTCTCTAGTGCCTTGAATGTATCACGGAGCACCGGCACCGTAAAGCAGCCGCTTCAGTCGGTATCTGAAAAGCTCCCTTTCATTTTCTCCCGATCGATCGACGCTGCTGCCCTATGTTGTAGTGTGCCATCGCTGCAACTGAAACAAAAAGACCCGACCTTTTTCCCGCGTTCTTCAAAACCGCTGGTAGAAGACGCCGCTGCTTTGAATCTTGGAACACCCTTACGTGTTCACCGATCCGATTTGAAAAGTTTGCCAATCACATTATTGTGGAATCTCAGTCGATCTTTCCTATCCTTGGTAGATTCACGATTGCGGTCTTCACAAACCGCTTTGGTAAGGCAAAGTCGAAGTAGGCATCGGGAAGATGACGCACATTCCCGCGTCCTCGTTGGTCTTTTGGCTGCGTCTTCTACTCCAATCAATCCCACAGCTGTCGTCACAACTTTTCGTGCTCTGGCTTTCTCCGAGCGTGTCGACGAAGGTGACTACATTTTACCTATTGTTATGGAAGCAGTATTTGATCTCGATGTTTTGGGCCATTTCATGACCGTCACGATTGAAGCTCCAGGAACCATTCAAGGAAGCTTTGTCGGCAACAATCACATAGCAGGTCCGGTAGAGCTGTTAAAAATCGAAGTTCAACTAGACACGTCAGCCATGCTCAAGTCGATGATGACTGAAGCGCGTTCTGTGGTGCGAAAAGCCCTTGTCGTAGCCACCGAAATAGCCACTAACCTTCTTCACTCGACCCCGTCGAGAGTCTCATACCACGATACGACGGATCTGTTGGTGCTGCAAGGTTCAGGCGAAAGATCTGTGAGAGAGATGCTTCCTAATAGTACCTCTTCAGATACTTCAGCGAACGGATCTAGCGCAGCTAACAACAGCGACACCTGTTCCGAGCATCCACAGATGCTTCCGCCTCCTGCGCGGGGAAAGAGTGAAGAGCTGTCTCACAAAAGAAGTACTGAAACTTCGGACAAAACCAGTGATGCATTCTCCTTGGAGACAAAGAACGCACCATGGGGCAAGAATAACACCTGTGGCGACAAAGAAGACatcgactttttggaaaatgaGAGTTTTGTGTCTGATTTGTCCGGAGTGAAACGGGAATGCCTTGACCAACAATGCCTGGGCGTTGATGATGACAGTTTATCCATAGGATCTCGAAAGCGGCTTAAGACGTCTCCGTCTGAAAAGAGTCGTACCACGGAAAATGAAGAGCAGCCGTCAACAGTAGACCTTCCAGCTGAGAGCTCACGCGATCAGGACGATCGACCATCTCGTCCTAGCATCGATGTGAATGAGCTCTGTGTCCGGATTGCAAAGGTATAG
- a CDS encoding predicted protein, with product MISRTLLVTLLVSCSLGEAFVGAPALRPFLRAVDGYGVPVSARPAKRRRRKTADPDSPRRTPMDDSNGSDLPEFDLGDDVQDTNAAPSMKKGAKPSSIMSNDPFASESISVNMMGSASKNTKSVSQLIADRSLERKLEFDAAEADESLPDLVELGKASRSGEDAPVGKKRARKEARIAVAAAAKEEKEENSIFSVLQNLPFITENGKISPLKLLENGTWTGIFLLVAWEIYINTPLFDRAAPMTPVVY from the coding sequence ATGATTTCGAGAACATTGCTAGTGACATTACTCGTTTCATGCAGTCTGGGGGAAGCGTTCGTTGGGGCACCAGCGTTGCGGCCATTTCTGCGGGCTGTCGACGGATACGGCGTTCCTGTAAGCGCCAGGCCTGCCAAACGCCGCCGGCGCAAAACCGCTGATCCCGATTCTCCAAGGAGAACACCAATGGACGATAGCAACGGTAGCGACCTTCCCGAATTTGATTTGGGCGACGATGTTCAGGATACGAACGCAGCCCCTTCGATGAAGAAAGGTGCCAAACCTTCGAGCATCATGAGTAACGATCCCTTTGCCAGCGAATCTATTTCCGTCAACATGATGGGGTCTGCCAGCAAGAATACAAAATCCGTCAGTCAACTCATCGCCGACCGGTCCCTGGAACGGAAGCTAGAATTTGAcgcagcagaagcagacgaATCGTTGCCGGATTTGGTGGAGCTCGGCAAAGCGTCCCGATCCGGAGAAGATGCACCAGTTGGCAAAAAACGGGCTCGCAAAGAGGCACGAATTGCCGTTGCAGCAGCcgcgaaagaagaaaaagaagaaaatagTATTTTTAGCGTTCTACAAAATCTCCCGTTCATTACCGAGAACGGAAAAATTTCGCCTTTAAAGCTCTTGGAAAATGGGACATGGACCGGTATCttccttctcgtggcatGGGAAATATACATCAATACTCCGTTGTTTGACCGAGCAGCACCCATGACACCAGTGGTTTACTAA